From Desulfuromonas soudanensis, the proteins below share one genomic window:
- a CDS encoding radical SAM protein, with protein sequence MYGYFDYQEPLFRPPSEGRSLIFQATIGCSQNSCAFCGMYKMKRFRIRPVAELLAEINLVPLHHRPHIQRVFLADGDALVYPQAGLVTILEALAAAFPHLNRVGLYASPNSLTTKSVEELEVLRQKKVRILYFGLESGDAETLALVRKGFDPAEMLALARKAQTAGLKLSVTAILGLAGRRRSAEHAAATAAWINALSPEYFSLLTMFRRHNDAYFKTIEPLSNGEVIAEALAIVQRLHPRKTILRSNHVSNALELSGSYPKDRERIISQAEEALAAARRLPQWFHAVPDYEEELY encoded by the coding sequence ATGTACGGCTATTTCGACTACCAGGAACCGCTCTTTCGTCCCCCCTCGGAGGGTCGGTCGCTGATTTTTCAGGCCACCATCGGCTGTTCGCAGAACAGTTGCGCCTTTTGCGGCATGTACAAGATGAAGCGGTTCCGCATCCGCCCGGTCGCCGAACTTCTCGCCGAGATCAACCTTGTTCCCCTTCACCATCGCCCCCACATCCAGCGGGTCTTCCTCGCCGACGGCGATGCCCTGGTCTATCCCCAGGCCGGGCTGGTGACGATTCTTGAGGCCCTTGCCGCAGCCTTTCCGCACCTGAATCGGGTCGGGCTCTACGCCTCTCCCAACAGCCTGACCACCAAGAGCGTCGAGGAGCTGGAGGTGCTGCGGCAAAAAAAGGTGCGCATCCTCTACTTCGGGCTGGAGAGCGGGGATGCCGAGACCCTGGCCCTGGTGCGCAAGGGGTTTGACCCCGCCGAGATGCTGGCGCTGGCCCGCAAGGCCCAGACGGCGGGGCTCAAACTTTCGGTGACGGCCATTCTCGGCCTGGCCGGACGCCGGCGCAGCGCCGAGCATGCCGCCGCCACCGCTGCCTGGATCAACGCCCTCTCTCCCGAATATTTCTCTTTGCTGACGATGTTCCGCCGGCACAATGATGCCTATTTTAAGACCATCGAGCCCCTGAGCAACGGCGAGGTCATCGCCGAAGCGCTGGCCATCGTGCAGCGCCTGCACCCCCGGAAGACGATCCTGCGCTCCAATCACGTCTCCAACGCCCTTGAACTCTCCGGAAGCTACCCCAAGGATCGGGAGCGGATCATCTCCCAGGCCGAGGAGGCGCTGGCGGCTGCCCGGCGGCTGCCGCAATGGTTCCATGCTGTGCCGGACTACGAGGAAGAGCTCTACTGA
- a CDS encoding rhomboid family intramembrane serine protease, producing MFLPVGDIPNPRGTPYLNYLLIGANVAVFLLVTLPLTVARPDLTDPLLVDYLRALGARGAIPLQSILDQVSAYDLFVFRYGFRPAEPSVLTLFTAMFLHGSWLHLAGNMLFLWIFGDNVEYRIGRFGYLLAYLGAGVAATLFFALFAWDSPIPLVGASGAISGILGLYFLWFPRNQVKVFIFLFPFIMNIFLVPARWVLGIYLVLDNLIPFLVNGTTGSGVAHGAHIGGFFAGLALAWWVDRGAKRTKGGNPAGGGKTPTADGPPSASIARRVRSGDLPRGTADFLALESPEERREVDGADVLAIGDFLLRTGEPDRALAVYRRFIAERPAAPLLDRAYLGAGKALLHMPQGQTGAYQYFLGAVDVTDSPEVAGEARRHLRAMESRGHRR from the coding sequence ATGTTTCTTCCGGTCGGCGATATACCCAATCCCCGGGGAACCCCCTATCTCAACTACCTGCTCATCGGCGCCAACGTCGCCGTTTTCCTCCTCGTCACCCTCCCTCTGACCGTCGCCCGCCCCGATCTCACCGATCCCCTCCTGGTCGACTACCTGCGAGCCCTGGGGGCCCGGGGGGCGATCCCCCTGCAGTCGATCCTCGACCAGGTCTCCGCCTACGATCTCTTTGTATTCCGTTACGGTTTCCGTCCCGCCGAGCCCTCGGTGCTGACCCTCTTCACCGCCATGTTTCTCCACGGCAGCTGGCTGCACCTGGCGGGAAACATGCTCTTTCTCTGGATATTCGGCGACAATGTCGAATACCGGATCGGCCGTTTCGGCTACCTGCTGGCTTATCTCGGCGCCGGGGTGGCGGCCACTCTCTTCTTTGCCCTCTTCGCCTGGGACTCCCCGATCCCCCTGGTGGGCGCCTCGGGGGCGATCTCGGGGATTCTCGGGCTGTATTTCCTCTGGTTCCCGCGCAACCAGGTCAAGGTTTTCATCTTCCTCTTCCCCTTCATCATGAACATCTTTCTGGTGCCGGCCCGCTGGGTCCTCGGCATTTACCTGGTTCTGGACAATCTTATTCCCTTTCTGGTCAACGGCACGACGGGGAGCGGAGTCGCCCATGGGGCCCATATCGGCGGTTTTTTCGCCGGCCTGGCGCTGGCCTGGTGGGTCGACCGGGGAGCGAAGCGGACGAAGGGGGGCAACCCGGCCGGGGGAGGGAAAACTCCGACTGCGGACGGTCCCCCGTCGGCATCGATAGCCCGGCGGGTCCGCAGCGGCGACCTCCCCAGGGGGACGGCGGACTTTCTCGCTCTCGAGAGCCCCGAGGAGCGGCGGGAGGTGGACGGTGCCGACGTCCTGGCCATCGGCGACTTTCTTTTGCGCACCGGCGAACCTGACCGGGCTCTGGCCGTTTACCGCCGCTTTATTGCCGAGCGACCCGCCGCCCCCCTTCTCGACCGCGCCTACCTCGGGGCCGGAAAAGCTCTGCTGCACATGCCTCAGGGTCAGACCGGCGCCTACCAATATTTTCTCGGTGCCGTCGATGTGACCGACAGCCCCGAGGTGGCCGGCGAGGCCCGCCGCCATCTGCGAGCGATGGAGAGCCGCGGCCACCGGCGCTGA
- a CDS encoding trimeric intracellular cation channel family protein, which yields MNLLYTLDLIGTAAFAASGAWAGIRRKMDLFGVLVLAVVTATGGGTLRDILLGDSPPFCFKDETYLYISIAVGLGIFFFHRRLVFLQHPLLYFDAIGLGTFVVIGTGKALDYHMGFIGAVMMGVITATAGGAVRDVLSNQIPLILRKEVYASACLAGGALLFLLHQTSVDPRAAALVAALTVIGLRLLAIRHNWALPRARS from the coding sequence GTGAATCTGCTCTATACCCTCGACCTCATCGGTACCGCCGCCTTCGCCGCCTCGGGGGCCTGGGCCGGTATCCGCCGCAAGATGGACCTCTTTGGCGTTCTCGTGCTGGCGGTGGTCACGGCCACCGGCGGCGGCACCCTGCGCGACATACTCCTCGGCGACTCCCCCCCTTTCTGCTTCAAGGACGAAACCTACCTCTATATTTCCATCGCCGTCGGCCTGGGAATCTTCTTCTTCCATCGCCGGCTCGTCTTCCTCCAGCACCCCCTTCTCTACTTCGACGCCATCGGACTCGGCACCTTCGTGGTCATCGGCACCGGCAAGGCCCTCGATTACCACATGGGCTTTATCGGCGCGGTGATGATGGGGGTGATCACCGCCACGGCCGGAGGGGCGGTGCGCGATGTCCTCTCCAACCAGATCCCCCTGATCCTGCGCAAGGAGGTCTACGCCTCGGCCTGTCTGGCCGGCGGCGCGCTCCTCTTCCTCCTTCACCAGACCTCCGTCGATCCGCGAGCGGCTGCCCTCGTCGCCGCCCTGACCGTAATCGGCCTGCGCCTGCTGGCCATCCGCCACAACTGGGCCCTCCCCCGGGCCCGGAGCTAA